A genomic segment from Pseudomonadota bacterium encodes:
- a CDS encoding ATP-binding domain-containing protein, with translation LAYAISVHKSQGSEYPVVIIPVLTQHYMLLQRNLIYTGITRGKKLVILIGTKKALSIAINNNKPQKRYTMLRERLMNKCSDEL, from the coding sequence CCTTGCCTATGCGATATCAGTGCACAAATCGCAGGGCAGTGAATACCCTGTTGTCATCATCCCTGTGCTAACCCAGCATTATATGCTTTTGCAGCGGAACCTTATCTATACGGGCATCACGCGGGGCAAGAAGCTCGTTATTCTCATCGGTACCAAAAAAGCCCTTTCAATCGCGATCAATAACAACAAACCACAGAAAAGATATACCATGCTCAGGGAAAGACTGATGAACAAGTGCAGTGATGAGTTATGA